A genome region from Oenanthe melanoleuca isolate GR-GAL-2019-014 chromosome 14, OMel1.0, whole genome shotgun sequence includes the following:
- the EEF2K gene encoding eukaryotic elongation factor 2 kinase isoform X3, with protein sequence MADEDLIFRMEGIDNARTTPADSGNYLDADSDDEDNYFICPITDDPVSNKSANTKVDNYYSNLAKTEQYSSSSSPRSFSFKNDTQHRSKHGSVVDHGRETWKHAIEKAKQMPDPWAEFHLEDVEMEHATRYRYNAVTGDWVEDEVLIKMASQPFGRGAMRECFRTKKLSNFLHTQNWKGAYNYVAKKYIESVSRDVYFEDVRLQMEAKLWGEEYNRHKPPKQVDIVQTCIIEMKNRPGKPLFHLEHYIEGKYIKYNSNSGFVRDDNIRLTPQAFSHFTFERSGHQLIVVDIQGVGDLYTDPQIHTEGGTDFGDGNLGVRGMALFFHSHFCNNICKSMGLAPFDLSSKEKDALNYNKKLLESAQTILRGTEERCGSSRVRTVSGSRPPLLSRLSENSGDESMSDVAFDSLPCSPSSATPHSHKVDVLNWPVFSEVDNLDQLDNKRDFENGGDSGYPSEKRSETEDLDHRERISVEKWNLYNSSRVHIHRPSCVAQEIQRLNALELEKKIGKSILGKVHLAMVRYHEAGRFCEKDEEWDQESALFHLEQAADCGELEAIVGLGLMCSQLPHHILSEVTLEDTKENRNKGFNYLLRAAEAGDRPSMILVARAYDTGVNLGADRSQDWKEALHWYNAALNMTDYDEGGEYDGTQDEPRYLLLAREAEMLMMGGFNLEKDPQRSGELYTEAAEAAMEAMKGRLANQYYQKAEEAWAMMEE encoded by the exons ATGGCAGACGAGGACCTTATTTTTCGTATGGAAGGCATTGATAATGCCAGAACCACTCCAGCAGACTCTGGGAATTATCTTGATGCTGATAGTGATGATGAAGACAATTATTTTATCTGTCCAATAACTGATGATCCAGTTTCTAACAAGTCTGCCAATACCAAAGTAGACAATTATTACAGCAATTTAGCAAAAACTGAGCAGTACAGTTCAAGCTCTTCTCCCAGAAGCTTTAGCTTTAAG AATGACACACAACATCGTTCTAAGCATGGCTCTGTGGTTGACCATGGTCGG GAAACCTGGAAACATGCCATTGAGAAAGCCAAGCAGATGCCTGATCCCTGGGCAGAATTTCATCTGGAGGACGTTGAGATGGAACACGCCACTCGTTACAG GTACAATGCAGTTACTGGGGACTGGGTTGAAGATGAAGTCCTTATCAAGATGGCTTCTCAA ccTTTCGGCCGTGGTGCAATGCGAGAGTGTTTCAGAAC aaaaaaGCTGTCCAACTTCTTACACACTCAGAACTGGAAAGGTGCCTATAATTATGTTGCCAAGAAGTACATAGAGAGTGTAAGCAGAGATGTTTATTTTGAGGATGTTCGACTGCAGATGGAAGCAAAACTCTGGGGAGAAGAGTACAACCGGCACAAGCCACCAAAACAG GTGGATATAGTGCAGACCTGTATTATTGAAATGAAGAACAGGCCTGGAAAGCCTCTCTTTCATCTGGAACATTACATTGAGGGCAAATACATCAAATACAACTCAAATTCTGGATTTGTGCGAGACGACAACATTCGTCTAACTCCTCAA GCCTTCAGTCACTTCACCTTTGAGCGTTCAGGACACCAGCTCATTGTTGTTGATATCCAGGGAGTTGGAGATCTTTACACAGATCCTCAGATCCATACAGAGGGTGGTACAGATTTTGGAGATGGCAACCTAG GTGTTCGAGGAATGGCCTTGTTCTTTCATTCTCATTTCTGCAACAACATCTGCAAAAGCATGGGGCTTGCACCATTTGATCTTTCATCCAAAGAGAAAGATGCCTTGAATTACAATAAAAAATTGCTT GAATCTGCTCAGACAATTCTCCGTGGCACGGAGGAGAGATGCGGCAGCAGCCGCGTGAGGACGGTGTCGGGGAGTCGGCCCCCGCTGCTCTCCCGCCTGTCTGAGAACTCGGGCGATGAAAGCATGAGTGATGTGGCCTTTgactccctgccctgctctccatcctctgcAACCCCTCACAGCCACAAGGTGGACGTGCTTA ATTGGCCTGTGTTTAGTGAAGTAGATAACTTGGATCAGCTTGACAACAAAAGG GACTTCGAAAATGGTGGAGACAGTGGATATCCGAGTGAAAAAAGAAGTGAGACAGAAGATCTGGATCATAGAGAGAGG atCAGTGTGGAGAAATGGAATCTTTACAACTCTTCCAGAGTCCACATCCACAGACCATCCTGTGTTGCCCAAGAAATTCAGAGGCTCAATGCACTagaacttgaaaagaaaattgggAAGTCAATCCTTGGAAAG GTTCACCTGGCCATGGTTCGCTATCATGAAGCCGGGCGCTTCTGTGAGAAGGACgaggaatgggatcaggaatCAGCCCTGTTCCacctggagcaggctgcagacTGTGGGGAGCTGGAAGCCATCGTGGGCTTGGGCCTCATGTGCTCTCAGCTGCCACATCACATCCTTTCTGAGGTCACTCTTGAG GATACAAAGGAGAACAGAAATAAAGGATTTAATTAtttgctgagagcagcagaagctggaGACCGGCCTTCCATGATTCTGGTAGCAAGAGCATATGATACCGGTGTAAATCTTGGTGCAGACAG atccCAGGATTGGAAGGAGGCACTGCACTGGTACAATGCTGCACTGAACATGACAGACTATGATGAGGGAGGTGAATATGATGGCACTCAGGATGAGCCACGGTAcctgctcctggccagggagGCAGAGATGTTAATGATGGGAGGGTTCAACCTGGAGAAGGATCCACAGAGATCAG GTGAGCTTtacacagaagcagcagaagcagccaTGGAGGCCATGAAGGGCAGACTGGCAAATCAGTACTACCAAAAAGCAGAAGAGGCTTGGGCAATGATGGAAGAATGA
- the EEF2K gene encoding eukaryotic elongation factor 2 kinase isoform X1 — protein sequence MADEDLIFRMEGIDNARTTPADSGNYLDADSDDEDNYFICPITDDPVSNKSANTKVDNYYSNLAKTEQYSSSSSPRSFSFKNDTQHRSKHGSVVDHGRETWKHAIEKAKQMPDPWAEFHLEDVEMEHATRYRYNAVTGDWVEDEVLIKMASQPFGRGAMRECFRTKKLSNFLHTQNWKGAYNYVAKKYIESVSRDVYFEDVRLQMEAKLWGEEYNRHKPPKQVDIVQTCIIEMKNRPGKPLFHLEHYIEGKYIKYNSNSGFVRDDNIRLTPQAFSHFTFERSGHQLIVVDIQGVGDLYTDPQIHTEGGTDFGDGNLGVRGMALFFHSHFCNNICKSMGLAPFDLSSKEKDALNYNKKLLESAQTILRGTEERCGSSRVRTVSGSRPPLLSRLSENSGDESMSDVAFDSLPCSPSSATPHSHKVDVLNWPVFSEVDNLDQLDNKRDFENGGDSGYPSEKRSETEDLDHRERGHSNSNRRQESDEDSLGSSARISVEKWNLYNSSRVHIHRPSCVAQEIQRLNALELEKKIGKSILGKVHLAMVRYHEAGRFCEKDEEWDQESALFHLEQAADCGELEAIVGLGLMCSQLPHHILSEVTLEDTKENRNKGFNYLLRAAEAGDRPSMILVARAYDTGVNLGADRSQDWKEALHWYNAALNMTDYDEGGEYDGTQDEPRYLLLAREAEMLMMGGFNLEKDPQRSGELYTEAAEAAMEAMKGRLANQYYQKAEEAWAMMEE from the exons ATGGCAGACGAGGACCTTATTTTTCGTATGGAAGGCATTGATAATGCCAGAACCACTCCAGCAGACTCTGGGAATTATCTTGATGCTGATAGTGATGATGAAGACAATTATTTTATCTGTCCAATAACTGATGATCCAGTTTCTAACAAGTCTGCCAATACCAAAGTAGACAATTATTACAGCAATTTAGCAAAAACTGAGCAGTACAGTTCAAGCTCTTCTCCCAGAAGCTTTAGCTTTAAG AATGACACACAACATCGTTCTAAGCATGGCTCTGTGGTTGACCATGGTCGG GAAACCTGGAAACATGCCATTGAGAAAGCCAAGCAGATGCCTGATCCCTGGGCAGAATTTCATCTGGAGGACGTTGAGATGGAACACGCCACTCGTTACAG GTACAATGCAGTTACTGGGGACTGGGTTGAAGATGAAGTCCTTATCAAGATGGCTTCTCAA ccTTTCGGCCGTGGTGCAATGCGAGAGTGTTTCAGAAC aaaaaaGCTGTCCAACTTCTTACACACTCAGAACTGGAAAGGTGCCTATAATTATGTTGCCAAGAAGTACATAGAGAGTGTAAGCAGAGATGTTTATTTTGAGGATGTTCGACTGCAGATGGAAGCAAAACTCTGGGGAGAAGAGTACAACCGGCACAAGCCACCAAAACAG GTGGATATAGTGCAGACCTGTATTATTGAAATGAAGAACAGGCCTGGAAAGCCTCTCTTTCATCTGGAACATTACATTGAGGGCAAATACATCAAATACAACTCAAATTCTGGATTTGTGCGAGACGACAACATTCGTCTAACTCCTCAA GCCTTCAGTCACTTCACCTTTGAGCGTTCAGGACACCAGCTCATTGTTGTTGATATCCAGGGAGTTGGAGATCTTTACACAGATCCTCAGATCCATACAGAGGGTGGTACAGATTTTGGAGATGGCAACCTAG GTGTTCGAGGAATGGCCTTGTTCTTTCATTCTCATTTCTGCAACAACATCTGCAAAAGCATGGGGCTTGCACCATTTGATCTTTCATCCAAAGAGAAAGATGCCTTGAATTACAATAAAAAATTGCTT GAATCTGCTCAGACAATTCTCCGTGGCACGGAGGAGAGATGCGGCAGCAGCCGCGTGAGGACGGTGTCGGGGAGTCGGCCCCCGCTGCTCTCCCGCCTGTCTGAGAACTCGGGCGATGAAAGCATGAGTGATGTGGCCTTTgactccctgccctgctctccatcctctgcAACCCCTCACAGCCACAAGGTGGACGTGCTTA ATTGGCCTGTGTTTAGTGAAGTAGATAACTTGGATCAGCTTGACAACAAAAGG GACTTCGAAAATGGTGGAGACAGTGGATATCCGAGTGAAAAAAGAAGTGAGACAGAAGATCTGGATCATAGAGAGAGG GGCCATTCAAACAGCAACCGGAGGCAGGAGTCTGATGAAGACAGTTTGGGAAGCTCTGCAAGG atCAGTGTGGAGAAATGGAATCTTTACAACTCTTCCAGAGTCCACATCCACAGACCATCCTGTGTTGCCCAAGAAATTCAGAGGCTCAATGCACTagaacttgaaaagaaaattgggAAGTCAATCCTTGGAAAG GTTCACCTGGCCATGGTTCGCTATCATGAAGCCGGGCGCTTCTGTGAGAAGGACgaggaatgggatcaggaatCAGCCCTGTTCCacctggagcaggctgcagacTGTGGGGAGCTGGAAGCCATCGTGGGCTTGGGCCTCATGTGCTCTCAGCTGCCACATCACATCCTTTCTGAGGTCACTCTTGAG GATACAAAGGAGAACAGAAATAAAGGATTTAATTAtttgctgagagcagcagaagctggaGACCGGCCTTCCATGATTCTGGTAGCAAGAGCATATGATACCGGTGTAAATCTTGGTGCAGACAG atccCAGGATTGGAAGGAGGCACTGCACTGGTACAATGCTGCACTGAACATGACAGACTATGATGAGGGAGGTGAATATGATGGCACTCAGGATGAGCCACGGTAcctgctcctggccagggagGCAGAGATGTTAATGATGGGAGGGTTCAACCTGGAGAAGGATCCACAGAGATCAG GTGAGCTTtacacagaagcagcagaagcagccaTGGAGGCCATGAAGGGCAGACTGGCAAATCAGTACTACCAAAAAGCAGAAGAGGCTTGGGCAATGATGGAAGAATGA
- the EEF2K gene encoding eukaryotic elongation factor 2 kinase isoform X2 — protein MADEDLIFRMEGIDNARTTPADSGNYLDADSDDEDNYFICPITDDPVSNKSANTKVDNYYSNLAKTEQYSSSSSPRSFSFKETWKHAIEKAKQMPDPWAEFHLEDVEMEHATRYRYNAVTGDWVEDEVLIKMASQPFGRGAMRECFRTKKLSNFLHTQNWKGAYNYVAKKYIESVSRDVYFEDVRLQMEAKLWGEEYNRHKPPKQVDIVQTCIIEMKNRPGKPLFHLEHYIEGKYIKYNSNSGFVRDDNIRLTPQAFSHFTFERSGHQLIVVDIQGVGDLYTDPQIHTEGGTDFGDGNLGVRGMALFFHSHFCNNICKSMGLAPFDLSSKEKDALNYNKKLLESAQTILRGTEERCGSSRVRTVSGSRPPLLSRLSENSGDESMSDVAFDSLPCSPSSATPHSHKVDVLNWPVFSEVDNLDQLDNKRDFENGGDSGYPSEKRSETEDLDHRERGHSNSNRRQESDEDSLGSSARISVEKWNLYNSSRVHIHRPSCVAQEIQRLNALELEKKIGKSILGKVHLAMVRYHEAGRFCEKDEEWDQESALFHLEQAADCGELEAIVGLGLMCSQLPHHILSEVTLEDTKENRNKGFNYLLRAAEAGDRPSMILVARAYDTGVNLGADRSQDWKEALHWYNAALNMTDYDEGGEYDGTQDEPRYLLLAREAEMLMMGGFNLEKDPQRSGELYTEAAEAAMEAMKGRLANQYYQKAEEAWAMMEE, from the exons ATGGCAGACGAGGACCTTATTTTTCGTATGGAAGGCATTGATAATGCCAGAACCACTCCAGCAGACTCTGGGAATTATCTTGATGCTGATAGTGATGATGAAGACAATTATTTTATCTGTCCAATAACTGATGATCCAGTTTCTAACAAGTCTGCCAATACCAAAGTAGACAATTATTACAGCAATTTAGCAAAAACTGAGCAGTACAGTTCAAGCTCTTCTCCCAGAAGCTTTAGCTTTAAG GAAACCTGGAAACATGCCATTGAGAAAGCCAAGCAGATGCCTGATCCCTGGGCAGAATTTCATCTGGAGGACGTTGAGATGGAACACGCCACTCGTTACAG GTACAATGCAGTTACTGGGGACTGGGTTGAAGATGAAGTCCTTATCAAGATGGCTTCTCAA ccTTTCGGCCGTGGTGCAATGCGAGAGTGTTTCAGAAC aaaaaaGCTGTCCAACTTCTTACACACTCAGAACTGGAAAGGTGCCTATAATTATGTTGCCAAGAAGTACATAGAGAGTGTAAGCAGAGATGTTTATTTTGAGGATGTTCGACTGCAGATGGAAGCAAAACTCTGGGGAGAAGAGTACAACCGGCACAAGCCACCAAAACAG GTGGATATAGTGCAGACCTGTATTATTGAAATGAAGAACAGGCCTGGAAAGCCTCTCTTTCATCTGGAACATTACATTGAGGGCAAATACATCAAATACAACTCAAATTCTGGATTTGTGCGAGACGACAACATTCGTCTAACTCCTCAA GCCTTCAGTCACTTCACCTTTGAGCGTTCAGGACACCAGCTCATTGTTGTTGATATCCAGGGAGTTGGAGATCTTTACACAGATCCTCAGATCCATACAGAGGGTGGTACAGATTTTGGAGATGGCAACCTAG GTGTTCGAGGAATGGCCTTGTTCTTTCATTCTCATTTCTGCAACAACATCTGCAAAAGCATGGGGCTTGCACCATTTGATCTTTCATCCAAAGAGAAAGATGCCTTGAATTACAATAAAAAATTGCTT GAATCTGCTCAGACAATTCTCCGTGGCACGGAGGAGAGATGCGGCAGCAGCCGCGTGAGGACGGTGTCGGGGAGTCGGCCCCCGCTGCTCTCCCGCCTGTCTGAGAACTCGGGCGATGAAAGCATGAGTGATGTGGCCTTTgactccctgccctgctctccatcctctgcAACCCCTCACAGCCACAAGGTGGACGTGCTTA ATTGGCCTGTGTTTAGTGAAGTAGATAACTTGGATCAGCTTGACAACAAAAGG GACTTCGAAAATGGTGGAGACAGTGGATATCCGAGTGAAAAAAGAAGTGAGACAGAAGATCTGGATCATAGAGAGAGG GGCCATTCAAACAGCAACCGGAGGCAGGAGTCTGATGAAGACAGTTTGGGAAGCTCTGCAAGG atCAGTGTGGAGAAATGGAATCTTTACAACTCTTCCAGAGTCCACATCCACAGACCATCCTGTGTTGCCCAAGAAATTCAGAGGCTCAATGCACTagaacttgaaaagaaaattgggAAGTCAATCCTTGGAAAG GTTCACCTGGCCATGGTTCGCTATCATGAAGCCGGGCGCTTCTGTGAGAAGGACgaggaatgggatcaggaatCAGCCCTGTTCCacctggagcaggctgcagacTGTGGGGAGCTGGAAGCCATCGTGGGCTTGGGCCTCATGTGCTCTCAGCTGCCACATCACATCCTTTCTGAGGTCACTCTTGAG GATACAAAGGAGAACAGAAATAAAGGATTTAATTAtttgctgagagcagcagaagctggaGACCGGCCTTCCATGATTCTGGTAGCAAGAGCATATGATACCGGTGTAAATCTTGGTGCAGACAG atccCAGGATTGGAAGGAGGCACTGCACTGGTACAATGCTGCACTGAACATGACAGACTATGATGAGGGAGGTGAATATGATGGCACTCAGGATGAGCCACGGTAcctgctcctggccagggagGCAGAGATGTTAATGATGGGAGGGTTCAACCTGGAGAAGGATCCACAGAGATCAG GTGAGCTTtacacagaagcagcagaagcagccaTGGAGGCCATGAAGGGCAGACTGGCAAATCAGTACTACCAAAAAGCAGAAGAGGCTTGGGCAATGATGGAAGAATGA